The following coding sequences lie in one Crassostrea angulata isolate pt1a10 chromosome 10, ASM2561291v2, whole genome shotgun sequence genomic window:
- the LOC128168015 gene encoding RYamide receptor-like — MNNSTNGTLQSAPKISTVLQTLFIMMYSCIIIIAVGGNGIVCYLVYAYKRMRTVPNYFIVNLALSDIIMAIFCIPFTFVANLMLNYWPFGELLCPAVCYLQIVSVFLSAYTLMAMSVDRYIVIVHPFRKRITTEYALFIILIIWILSLSIPIPTLFNARIQYYSNTSGQCLETWEGNDRGRYAYSVIIMVLHYFAPMLVMMFCYTTIRYHIWLKHNQKDDHNSRRLQLASAKQKMIRMMVTVVIFYALCWLPFHVTTLVGDQNPEIYNQSFMPVLWLLFHWLAMSNSCYNPIIYIWMSPKFRAGLHLAFYKCCRRTHSKCESDEQIDDIGINNGVVLRIEMQSMQNKKSKECRYLSHKEQLLSDKYDLPGNIHSDT; from the exons ATGAACAACAGTACAAATGGAACCCTGCAATCGGCTCCTAAAATCTCCACAGTTCTCCAGACTCTTTTTATCATGATGTATTCGTGCATTATAATAATTGCTGTTGGAGGTAATGGTATTGTATGCTATTTGGTGTATGCTTATAAAAGGATGCGTACCGTCCCAAACTACTTCATTGTCAATCTGGCTTTGAGTGATATCATAATGGCCATTTTCTGCATTCCCTTTACGTTCGTGGCTAACCTGATGTTGAACTATTGGCCGTTTGGTGAGCTCCTGTGTCCGGCGGTTTGTTACCTCCAGATTGTGTCCGTGTTTCTGAGTGCTTACACTCTAATGGCGATGAGCGTTGACCGCTATATCGTCATTGTGCACCCATTTAGGAAGAGGATCACAACGGAGTACGCCCTTTTCATCATTTtgataatttggattttatCGCTGTCCATTCCAATTCCTACCCTGTTCAATGCCCGGATTCAGTATTACTCTAACACGAGCGGCCAGTGCCTTGAGACATGGGAGGGTAATGATAGGGGGCGCTACGCCTACAGCGTCATCATCATGGTCCTCCATTATTTTGCTCCGATGCTGGTCATGATGTTTTGTTACACGACCATCAGATATCACATCTGGCTGAAACACAACCAAAAGGACGACCATAATTCTCGCAGACTTCAGCTTGCTTCCGCTAAACAAAAA ATGATTCGTATGATGGTGACCGTTGTGATATTCTACGCCCTGTGTTGGTTACCTTTCCACGTGACTACGCTGGTTGGGGACCAGAATCCCGAGATTTACAACCAGAGCTTTATGCCAGTCCTCTGGCTTCTCTTCCATTGGCTTGCCATGAGCAACAGCTGCTACAACCCCATCATCTACATCTGGATGAGCCCTAAATTCAGAGCTGGACTCCACTTGGCTTTTTACAAGTGTTGTCGGCGAACACATTCCAAGTGTGAATCAGACGAGCAGATTGACGACATAGGAATTAACAATGGAGTGGTTCTGCGAATTGAAATGCAAtccatgcaaaataaaaaatcaaaagaatgcCGGTATTTATCCCACAAGGAGCAATTACTGTCGGATAAGTACGACTTACCTGGTAATATACACAGTGACACCTGA